The following nucleotide sequence is from Penicillium digitatum chromosome 5, complete sequence.
TTTCTTCGCGCGGTCGACGAACTGCGGGAAACCGCTGAAAGATGTTAGCCAGTTTTACTAGGCCGCACATATGTTGTGAATTTCATACAAGCAATAGGAGCTTTTGTCGATGATGCTTCTCCGCCTTGATTTTCAGTAGGCTTTGCAATAGAGCCGGTCTGGTTTCCCTCCTCATCCATCAAGATATGATCCAGCCGAGACTCGACGCCGGCTACTGCCTGCTGGAAAAAAGAACCCACTCCCCATTTTGACTTTTGTGTTTGCGAGTTCTGCGCCATCGTGGCAGAATCACAGTATTGGAAATTGCGAACAGGCTACTAAGCGGCAGATGCTTCGTGTCGCATTCGTATGATTTGGGTGGGGGCTGCGCTCGGACGTCGACTTGCGACTATCGTGGGGGACGTTTTCAGAGTCAAATTGGCAACAATTCTTGCCAAATGTGTCGAAGCCTAGGTGGCAATGGCAAGGACTTGCCGCGAGGGAGAGATGAGAGAGACTGGCAGGATTTCAACCGAGCTCAAAGTACCAGGTGAAAACCCGAACAAAGATTAAGGCGCTGGATCGACAATACAGTGAACGTGAGGCAAATGACTGGCAGAAGATCTATAGAAACAAGAAGACGATAGAGAAATAGGAAGTGAGAATTAAAATGGAGAGCAAAAACCAAAAGTTGAGGCTATGCGTTGAGATACCGTCGGTCTTGGCACAGGCTTCCGTCATCCCCAAGCTCCCCCGTTTCTCTGGACACACCTTCCAGTTTGTATCGTTCACAGCCGGCTACGCCATTTTTTCTGGCTTCAAATCCCCCAGATAACATTCACAATGTCATTGGAGCCACCCACCTATCTCAGCTCCCTCCAGAATAACATTCGAGCTCGGCCAATTCCATGGGAGGGTGCCGTACGGGCGGGCAACATCACCGATGACcacttgaagaagatcaaggcGGTGGATAAGGTGCGCAAGGATCAACGCCGCCAGACGATAGAAGGAGACCTTGCTGGATACACAGATCTGTTGGCTGGCGGCGCACAGGGAAAGAGTGTCCTGGACTCGGCCTCTCGAAGGACCGATATCGTGCAGTATATACTGGTGCTGGCTTCGGACTTGATTCAAGGTAGATGCCACTAGTGGAGCTGAAGTTCCGTGGAATTATTTTAACTGGGTCTTCATTAGATGTGCCTTCTCTGGCCAACTCGCTGGTCTCCCACCCAGAACCGTACAAACCTTTCCTACCGTTCCTGCAGCACTCGACAAACGCCGAAGACCCCATTCCTCTGCTCACGTCCACCTTCCTCACGGCACTTGTTTCGCACAGTCTAGTTGCTTCACCCAAACCTGCACGGCGTGACAACGAGGCTCTCCCACAGCTCTACACCTATCTCTCCACCTTGACCAAGAACCAGGACAGTGGGCTCCAGGACATCGGTGTCCAAGGATTCTCAGAGCTGCTGAGAACAAGCCGAGCTCGGGAGATATTTTGGGCGCAGCGTCAAGAGACCTTGGTCCCTTTGATCGACACCCTTCGAGCTGCGGCGGGAGCTAAAGACAACATCAGTAACGCAAGCACCCTGGGAGGCAGCACTCGCAACGTCGAACCTGGTCTCGCCGGTGGTGTTGGTCTCCAGCTTCTATACCGGGTGCTCCTTGTTTTGTGGCAGCTTGCGTTTGAGGGCGCTCTCATTGGCGAGGAACTTCAAGAGTAAGTGATTCGACGACAAACGATAGCTTTGCACTCTGAGCGCCTACTGATTTCACATAGGAACTATGAAATAATCCAACTCTACATCCACCTTTTGCGTCTTTCACCCAAAGAGAAGACCACTCGCTTGCTTGTCGCAACTCTGTACAGTCTTTGCTCCAGCAACCGGACGACTTTGCTACCAATCGCCGTGTTCCTCAGGCTTCCCGCCCTTCTGACCAACTTGGCTAGCCGTCACCTGACCGACCCCGACCTGCTCGAGGATCTCAGCGCGTTGTCTTCAATGTTGGATGAGTACACCAAGACACAAACCACGTTTGACGAATATGCCGCCGAAGTTCAGACGGGCCACCTGCGTTGGTCGCCCCCGCACAAAAACCCGACCTTCTGGAAAGATAACGCTCGCCGAATCGTTGAGGAAGCGAACGGCGCTTTGCCCAAGAAACTAGCCGAGATTTTGTCCAAGAGTTGGGATAACGACAAGCAGGTACTAGCTATTGCTTGCAGCGATGTAGGGCATTTAGTGAAGGAGGTTCCCGAACGCCGTGGGCAGTTAGAGCGACTAGGACTCAAGACGCGGGTGATGGAACTGATGGTTGATCAAGATGAATCAGTGCGATGGGAGAGCTTGCACGCCGTCGGTGAATGGCTTCGATATACTTTTGAGGGCTGATCCCGCACAAGGGGAGTTTTCTGATTGCCTTCCAGGATGAACATATAGTGTGATTTGCATGTACTGTGTATTTTCTTGCCAAAGCGCACATTCGCTTTCTACTTGAGGGGATTTAGAATCATACTTACTCATTTATGAAATTTATGGCCCCTTgtttttgatcttctccaacCGGTGGATCTTGCGATCTACCGCAAAAGAACCCAAGATGTGCAATAGTGCGACAAGACAAGAACACAAGCTACCCCTTGATCAGTTTCTATagaatccaaaaaaaaacttcaacCCCTTGTTGCTGTTCCCCAGAAATTACATTTGCAATGCGGGCCGGTTACGTCTGGGGAGCTTTCCATTTCCCCGCAGGAATTCTTGGCTGAACACATCATCCCACCAGCCCACAGCACCCATGTCGAGGTCCTTCACAGGTTGCAAGAGATGTAAGGCCCGCCGGCAAAAATGTGACGAGCAGAGGCCGAACTGCGGTCGCTGCCGGACTGCAGGTGAGCAATGCCAATATTCAATGCAGTTACAGTGGGGTGGACGGGCGTTCTCGCGCTCTCGGTTTGGTGCTTGCGTCGGGACAGGAGGCATGCAGAGACTTGGTATGTACTTTAAACCAAAGGGGCTTTGTAAATCATTCTGATCATTCCAGAATATTCACCCGGAGAATTCATCTACACCACCAAGACGGCGGTGCAGTCAGCCAGCGCCAGAGTCAGATCAGATCTCACTCTGTCGCAACCCGTCGATcctttttcatttttgtcGTCCAGCCAAAAGGCCTTATTACACCATTTTATAAAAGATGCCTCTCAAATCACTGCGTGCCATTCAGGCATGCAGCAGGACATATGTCGCATGCTGATCCCAATGGCTCTTCAGACACCCTCCTTACTCTACGCTACCATGGCCCTATCGGCAATCCATATCCAAGCACTACACAACCAGTCGGAGAGCGTAAAATCTGCACCGGAGATTGCCCGGCTCATGGCTCTCAGTCTTGAACATTTCCGAACGGAGCTGCAGAATCCCTCATCCAAAGACCCGGAGGCGTTGGTAGCGACGGCTCGGACGCTCTGTCTAGCTGAAATACATTCCGGGGCGATCAACCCGAACTCGTGGAGAGCACATATTGACGGGGCACGGGCATTGATGAGGGCATCGGACGCCGCTGGTGAAGATTCTCTGCGGTCTACCAGCAGTTTCCGACGGTATTTAGATCGTTGGTATTGGTCAATCGTCTCTCTTACGGCACTAACGGGCAATGGTCCACCCATTGGAGATCTTTCAGACTTCGCCTTCTCTGACTTGATGGGTTTAGGCGGGTCTCCTGATTATCTAGATGACTATTGGGGGTTCAGTGTGGACCTTGCAGCTGTCTTTAGGCAGATCGGCGCTGCTGCCTGGCGAAGCCATGAAGTCGAGGAGAATTTGCAGGGCTTTGTTGCAATAAAAATTGACAGCATTGTTGCGGATGATGCCGAATCATTGGAGTTCGCAGTTCGACTGCTCATGAATCGTGACTCGAGCTCGCAGCCCTCCTTTTACCCCAGGGCCGCAGAAGGGTTATCTGCGGAGAGTGCGCAGCAGCTCCTACTGTGTAATCAGGCGTTCCAACACAGTGCGCTTATTCAGATCCACCGACGACTTCGGAAAACACCAACTACGTCGCCAGAAGTGCAACAGTCGGTCCAGCGTATCCTGGAGTGCACCGCACAGATTGGACCATCTTCAGGTCTCTCGCCCTGGGTGATGTTAACAACACCAATCTTTATTGCGGGCTGCGAGGCGCGCGGTCAAGATCGAGATACAGTTAGGCAACTGCTGTCATCTTTGCATGACACCATTCGCGTTCCGAACGTTCTTCAGTCTTTGAGATTCCTTGAGCAGTACTGGTCCAACCAGCTGAGTGACGAAGACTGGTGCCACTTTCTCGGTAATAACTTTTTCAAGTCATTCTTCGGTTATGCTAACATCTGATTCATAGAACGAATGCAGTTTGATTTTATCCCTTACTAGGTAGACCATTCGGCCAAAGCCTGTTATACCTCATGTGCAATGATCTATGCTTTTGAGTTCGAATTACATGTATAATATCTTCTTTTGTTGTACTATAACTTTTTTTCATCAACGAGTCGATGTTAGCAGAGGGTTTGGCGTGCATACGTATTTAGCCCTGGCATTTGGGTGCTGTGGCCAGTGACGAATTTCTTTCTAGGCAATTTGCACATAAAGTCTTCTCCTTTTGAATATAACCCCTTTCTCTGGATTAAGCTATGTTCAAAAGCTCAACACACGAGTATTAGCTCGACTGAAGTGAAGCGAAAGACGCCAAGGATTTCAAAGACGGAGCTAAGCAAGAGATGTAAAGATGGGGACTTAGCAGCTAGACTCCGGATATCAAAAACCCTTGCATATGACGCGATGATTCTTAAATTTACATGTGGATTTTTGGTTCCAAAtatgggaaaaaaaaatagcaTTTCATAACATTATACGTATCCGGGTTGCGTGAAATTCGAACCcatcatcaatccatggACTATGGGTTGGAATTCAGAAAACGTGTATGTTGTAAATTGGTAGACAGAGGAAAAGAATCTAGGAAATGGATCATCTTGAAATGAGGGTTCTTAAAATATCCTTTGGGACCATAGCTTGTCAATCTTTAACTTATATCTATCCACAGAGAGTGTTTATATCCACAGGGACGTAGGGACTCATGATATCAATCAGCTTCGAGAGAGGAACCCAGTCAAGAAGACCATGGATACTTCGTATAGGATGGCCACTATACAAAACACGGACGTAGAAGGAGTTCTCATCCGTCCAATCTTTCGTCTCCCTGGAAGAATGTTAGAGAATCCTAGCGCATTCGACAACATTTTGACTCACCAAACTTCGAAAGCAATGTTGGATGCCATGGCGGGCCATCGAAGCGTCTTGATTCCCAAAGAACCTAGGATAGGACCGATATCCCCATCATGGATAAAGAAGTGGCTGTAATCAAGGAAAGACTTCCCGTCCAGGACAGCTTGCAGACGAGAAACAATCTCACCAATAAACAAGCCCTCAACAACCTGGATATACTTGACTACATCCGGGTTCGTGCGCCAGTAGTAATTCCACTCCCAATCACCGGCACGGAAGACCTCCTCAGCCATCTTCATCGTGACACAGGCCGAGGAGTTTGACAAACTGCAGGGCAGATCATAGCCGTTGCAAAGGCGACCCTGGAAGTTATCCGAAAAGTGGTCAAAGGTACTCTGCCACGAACTCTCTGTAGCGCCTAACATAGCGCCCAGCTTCGAGCGCAACTGCTCGGTGACTGCTAGATGCTCTTTCCATTGCGTGGTAGACTGTAGACTCAATAGCGTAGAACTGACAGCAGGGCAAGAGTACCCCTCATTGACAGTATCGACAGAAGAAGTCATCTGGTGTAGGGGAAGAGCTCCCTTGTAGTGAGGCCATACGCCACGCAGGACCGCACCAGCCGAGGCCTGGGTGAGAGCGGACCCACTGGAGCGGAACCAGACGCGGCTGTTTGGCTTCTCAGGAATCAAGCCAAGCCTTTTGCCGTAGACGTCCCACAGGTCCTTGCCGTGTTGGTATCCATCCTGTACTCCTCCGATGGTGATCTGGGGGTACTGACAGGTACCGTTCACGACGGCCATGAAGGGATTGGTGGGGTCCTGATATGTCTGCGCATACATAGGCATGGGCTGGATGCCGCTTGCGCTGTTGGGGCCTGCGTAGAGATATGGACGCACATCATCGCAGTGATATGCTTGGTTCTAGGGAACGGAGTTAATTTGGACTGAGAGTTGATCCGAGAGTTGCTTACCTCCCCACCTGGAAGAATGTTGTACGGAGTTCGACGCTGGTGGCGCTGTAGATACTCCAGGTACACAAGCTTTCCCTTAGTTGAGCCGTTGGTCAGAGCCTCGGGCAGCTCGTACTCCTCTGAGCGAGGATGCGGCATGGAACAGTAGTCGTAGGTGCCGTAGGGAATGCCCTCGGTCGGACCTTGGGTTGGAGCTTCATAGATACCACCATATGTGCCAATCGAGCTGTTGCTGATGTATGATGTATCATTCAGTGTTGGGGGATAGAAGGTGTCCCCCGGGGTTTGACCCAGTACTGAGGCCGCCACGGAAAGCAAGACAAGGTTGCGCATGATGGGGATAAGCTTGGGTGAGAAAAACCAGATCTGTCGGAGACCTTCGAATATGTAGATTTCCGAACTAATTGCCAACAAACCCAAGACGAGAAACAAAATGAAGCTCCACCGCAGTCGCACCAGTCGCAACCTAGCAATCAGTACACGTGGAGTCATTAAGCCAACCTGGGGAGTGCCAGCCATGTGGCTCTACATAACATAGCCAACTTTGGGCTAAGCGACTATTCTCAGCATCGAACGGGTTTTGGTTAAGGTGACCGACAGGCCACATCCACTGTTCCCCGATGTTTCCGGTCTTGGGTCTTGGCatcgacaccccctccaggACATTatgacagaaatctgactgtATGAAATGTATTGGTTGAAATGATAGggtatcaaattctctgACTAACtaaaaatgacaaaaatccCCTAtttaacgtattcggtaagcgagctggccaccctaCCCAAGCTACTAATTTCAAATACATACAACTCAACCACtacattaaattaaatacaCTAAAATGATCTATTCTCTGGACATGTATTTCTTTCATGGCCCTGATTTTTACATAGCCCGCATGTTAGTAATGCTCTCGTTCGGGGCTGTAAAGGTGGCGAAGGCCTTCTCTGCCGGCGGGGGGGGGAGGCGCTTCAACCGCTTCAACCGGCTCggtaatcaattgagaagcttcaagaactgagaggccttctttagTAGGTATCTAcctccgggatctagtacgcttttgcttctacttctcgttagcggcgcgtaaatccttgttttctttggcgagtaagatagcaccttgtattgtaagacggaagccttttacaagctagtttaatgcacgatctAACGGGCTAGgcgggcttcgagatcttgtacgaagtaaagctttgattgataAAGCTTAacgacgtagttctttctccgtaaagggggtttttagggtaaaattccggcttaattcactcccccggctAGCTAGGGGGGTTaggtgttacggacctacccgtcaccaatcagtggtgccccaccgggtacacagatgggccaccaagagccaatagatctatctgtcagcagaTCACGTGCAACACTGTATACCCTGGCGTTCCCAGGtatcgaaggaaaaggaagtcccgatcatgctcactgagcaagagcatgatccaccctgagttggactaaagtctggtgtgtatgtacctcgatacatcagcaacaccctttggGACAACAAGGACATCACGTGACCATGGCCCcagcagtgactccaggggagtcacccagggagtaggaagcgaagaactcTGAAACGTTTGGTGTTTCAGAggtggcaccattgaggcatttgtacctatctcatggtggcaccacacatctcgacagataTATAAGGGCACCATTCCATGTAgttagtttagttctttgtcttcaattcctacattgttacttgtgtttacctttggaaccacgttgactcgttaactatattatcacttgacaacacctacgagcagaccaatactgcggtatagatctactcggcgctctacctggcatcgttcctcgataccctcaaaaggacttaggctggaataagactgtgcgcagcaacagctcggttgagaggcagatcgttgacgttggaggatcagcacaggcaagtataatcagggaagctccaacataactgtgaccagttaggcagtgcgtaacaacaggcaagtataatcaggaaagcttctaacataactgtgaccagttaggcagtgcgtaacattaggttcgaagccgaatatTAAGCTTTAAAATCACTCGGTCGGGTGTAAATGGTACTAAACTAGCTACTCCGAAGCTTTTTTTTATAGTGTCCGATTTAAAAGCTTTAATTCGTGCGAGAGGGTATATTTTAAGGAAGTTAAGTTTATTATTATAGTTAATCCCGTTCCGTATCTTAGTTTTAACTATCTGACTTTACGCACATTTTAACACCGCAGAATAACTAAGATCCGAAGGTTATAAAAGATAAGATaaatgtcacggtgcgaaccgtgatgcttagttagaggaagatcacggtacgtgatctctgacctgtttatctgaacttcagttctagatcctgttgtagctcttcgagctacgtcttgtataatagcctgcccctgcctgtacctgtcaagtggaatctgatctgttatgacctgttcctaccagtcatctcctatcataccgtcctgc
It contains:
- a CDS encoding Vacuolar ATP synthase subunit H, putative — encoded protein: MSLEPPTYLSSLQNNIRARPIPWEGAVRAGNITDDHLKKIKAVDKVRKDQRRQTIEGDLAGYTDLLAGGAQGKSVLDSASRRTDIVQYILVLASDLIQDVPSLANSLVSHPEPYKPFLPFLQHSTNAEDPIPLLTSTFLTALVSHSLVASPKPARRDNEALPQLYTYLSTLTKNQDSGLQDIGVQGFSELLRTSRAREIFWAQRQETLVPLIDTLRAAAGAKDNISNASTLGGSTRNVEPGLAGGVGLQLLYRVLLVLWQLAFEGALIGEELQENYEIIQLYIHLLRLSPKEKTTRLLVATLYSLCSSNRTTLLPIAVFLRLPALLTNLASRHLTDPDLLEDLSALSSMLDEYTKTQTTFDEYAAEVQTGHLRWSPPHKNPTFWKDNARRIVEEANGALPKKLAEILSKSWDNDKQVLAIACSDVGHLVKEVPERRGQLERLGLKTRVMELMVDQDESVRWESLHAVGEWLRYTFEG
- a CDS encoding Fungal transcriptional regulatory protein, N-terminal gives rise to the protein MSRSFTGCKRCKARRQKCDEQRPNCGRCRTAGEQCQYSMQLQWGGRAFSRSRFGACVGTGGMQRLEYSPGEFIYTTKTAVQSASARVRSDLTLSQPVDPFSFLSSSQKALLHHFIKDASQITACHSGMQQDICRMLIPMALQTPSLLYATMALSAIHIQALHNQSESVKSAPEIARLMALSLEHFRTELQNPSSKDPEALVATARTLCLAEIHSGAINPNSWRAHIDGARALMRASDAAGEDSLRSTSSFRRYLDRWYWSIVSLTALTGNGPPIGDLSDFAFSDLMGLGGSPDYLDDYWGFSVDLAAVFRQIGAAAWRSHEVEENLQGFVAIKIDSIVADDAESLEFAVRLLMNRDSSSQPSFYPRAAEGLSAESAQQLLLCNQAFQHSALIQIHRRLRKTPTTSPEVQQSVQRILECTAQIGPSSGLSPWVMLTTPIFIAGCEARGQDRDTVRQLLSSLHDTIRVPNVLQSLRFLEQYWSNQLSDEDWCHFLERMQFDFIPY
- a CDS encoding Histidine acid phosphatase, putative produces the protein MRNLVLLSVAASVLGQTPGDTFYPPTLNDTSYISNSSIGTYGGIYEAPTQGPTEGIPYGTYDYCSMPHPRSEEYELPEALTNGSTKGKLVYLEYLQRHQRRTPYNILPGGENQAYHCDDVRPYLYAGPNSASGIQPMPMYAQTYQDPTNPFMAVVNGTCQYPQITIGGVQDGYQHGKDLWDVYGKRLGLIPEKPNSRVWFRSSGSALTQASAGAVLRGVWPHYKGALPLHQMTSSVDTVNEGYSCPAVSSTLLSLQSTTQWKEHLAVTEQLRSKLGAMLGATESSWQSTFDHFSDNFQGRLCNGYDLPCSLSNSSACVTMKMAEEVFRAGDWEWNYYWRTNPDVVKYIQVVEGLFIGEIVSRLQAVLDGKSFLDYSHFFIHDGDIGPILGSLGIKTLRWPAMASNIAFEVWETKDWTDENSFYVRVLYSGHPIRSIHGLLDWVPLSKLIDIMSPYVPVDINTLCG